A genomic segment from Triticum dicoccoides isolate Atlit2015 ecotype Zavitan chromosome 1A, WEW_v2.0, whole genome shotgun sequence encodes:
- the LOC119281661 gene encoding protein LSD1, with product MPVPLAPYPTPPVPFTPPAPNAGAQSQLVCSGCRNLLMYPAGATSVCCAVCSTVTAVPAPGTEMAQLVCGGCHTLLMYIRGATSVQCSCCHTVNLAMEANQVAHVNCGSCRMLLMYQYGARSVKCAVCSFVTSVGASSGAEQKPSN from the exons ATGCCGGTTCCTCTTGCCCCTTACCCAACTCCTCCTGTGCCCTTCACACCACCCGCTCCCAATGCAG GAGCTCAAAGCCAACTTGTCTGCTCTGGGTGCCGGAATCTGCTCATGTATCCTGCCGGCGCAACGTCGGTCTGCTGCGCAGTTTGCAGTACGGTGACCGCTGTTCCGGCTCCCG GGACTGAGATGGCGCAGCTAGTTTGTGGAGGATGCCACACTCTTCTCATGTACATACGCGGCGCCACAAGTGTACAGTGTTCTTGCTGCCACACTGTCAACCTGGCAATGGAAG CGAATCAGGTTGCGCATGTAAACTGCGGGAGTTGTCGAATGCTGCTCATGTACCAGTATGGCGCGAGGTCCGTCAAATGTGCAGTCTGCAGTTTCGTCACATCAGTTGGG GCATCATCAGGTGCAGAGCAAAAGCCCAGCAACTGA
- the LOC119281642 gene encoding pentatricopeptide repeat-containing protein At2g46050, mitochondrial-like: MWPRGFLLRLLLRVTAGATARHACARIHPLLVKSGHASDTRLATALADAYAKSGLVTHARRVFDETPHRDLVLWNVMISCYSSHGLLLDSWALFASMRRNSGLSGDGFTFSTLLSVRAPPSSCGHLLGLLAHGLVLRLGLQLDLVVATALLDMYAKCGRVADARRVFDAMLLRNSVSWNAIIVCYGHHDGGKEALQIFVSMLRNDDGCCCRPDELTLASLLSSCANMAAAYEATQLHAYALKRGFQGFLQVANALIMAYGKNGFLQQATQTFAAIHSPDIVSWSSMVSSFAYLGCAKSAIHVFERMLQQGVRPDGIAFLGVLSACSHAGLIQHGLKYFLLMTTDYQIDPCPQHLACLVDLLGRAGRVQEAYNILLNISCQTNTDVIGAFLAACKTRGNIELTKWAADRLLGLEPNEPANYVLISNAYAAAGAWSELATVRSLMRNVCSNKVPGCSWIEIGGKVQTFVSNDILLQQSTNMRQMMEILVTFMEKESNDDTLCKDSEFISERF; encoded by the coding sequence ATGTGGCCGCGCGGCTTCCTCTTGCGTCTTCTCCTCCGCGTGACCGCCGGCGCCACTGCCCGCCACGCCTGCGCGCGCATCCACCCGCTCCTCGTGAAGTCCGGCCACGCTTCCGACACTCGCCTCGCCACCGCGCTCGCCGACGCCTATGCCAAATCCGGCCTCGTCACGCACGCGCGCAGGGTGTTCGACGAAACGCCGCACAGGGACCTCGTTCTCTGGAACGTCATGATCTCCTGCTACTCCTCCCATGGCCTGCTGCTCGACTCATGGGCCCTCTTCGCCTCCATGCGGAGGAACTCCGGCCTCTCGGGCGACGGCTTCACCTTCAGTACCTTGCTGAGCGTCCGCGCTCCTCCTTCTTCCTGCGGCCACCTCCTGGGGCTCCTGGCGCACGGCCTTGTTCTCAGGCTGGGCCTCCAGCTGGACCTTGTCGTCGCCACCGCGCTCCTCGACATGTATGCAAAGTGCGGCCGGGTCGCTGATGCTCGACGGGTGTTTGACGCCATGCTGCTAAGGAACTCTGTATCCTGGAATGCCATCATTGTCTGCTATGGCCACCATGATGGAGGCAAGGAAGCACTGCAGATTTTCGTGTCCATGCTCAGGAATGATGATGGGTGCTGTTGTCGGCCTGACGAGCTCACGCTTGCCAGTTTGCTTAGTTCCTGTGCCAACATGGCAGCTGCCTATGAGGCTACCCAGCTTCATGCTTATGCCCTCAAAAGGGGCTTCCAAGGATTTCTGCAAGTAGCCAACGCTCTGATCATGGCCTATGGTAAGAATGGTTTTCTTCAACAAGCAACACAGACATTTGCTGCCATCCATAGCCCAGACATAGTTTCATGGTCATCCATGGTTTCATCTTTCGCCTACCTTGGGTGTGCCAAGAGCGCAATCCATGTGTTTGAAAGAATGCTCCAACAAGGCGTGCGGCCTGATGGCATTGCGTTTCTTGGAGTTCTTTCTGCCTGCAGCCATGCTGGACTCATTCAACATGGCCTAAAGTATTTTCTTCTAATGACGACGGACTACCAAATTGATCCATGTCCACAGCATCTTGCTTGTCTGGTTGATCTCCTAGGGAGAGCTGGCAGGGTTCAGGAAGCCTACAACATTTTACTCAACATCTCCTGCCAAACAAACACTGATGTAATTGGAGCTTTCCTTGCTGCCTGCAAGACACGAGGCAACATTGAGTTGACAAAGTGGGCTGCTGATAGGCTACTCGGTCTGGAGCCAAACGAGCCAGCAAATTACGTGCTTATATCTAACGCTTATGCTGCTGCAGGAGCTTGGAGTGAGCTTGCAACGGTAAGAAGTCTTATGAGAAACGTGTGCAGCAACAAGGTGCCTGGTTGTAGCTGGATAGAAATAGGTGGAAAGGTTCAGACATTTGTCTCCAATGATATTTTGCTCCAACAATCAACAAATATGCGACAAATGATGGAAATTCTTGTTACATTCATGGAAAAAGAGAGCAATGATGATACTCTTTGTAAGGATTCAGAATTTATTTCAGAACGGTTTTGA